The following coding sequences lie in one Zingiber officinale cultivar Zhangliang chromosome 2B, Zo_v1.1, whole genome shotgun sequence genomic window:
- the LOC122048971 gene encoding probable NOT transcription complex subunit VIP2, translating to MSWLLNSTLNGSTSNLADSSGQPYTTLFSGQSAAVPGFHPSGGLQGLHNIHGSFNLPNVPGSLASREATMGVVPSGGVQQPGGSIPSGRFSSNNLLVALSQMPHGSGVTNRGGINVVGNHAFSSSNINGVTGSITGISSSSASRNRSSVPGLGVSPVLGNVGPRLTSSVGNIVGSGNMGRSISSGGLSVPGLASRVNLATNNGSRSLNVQGTNRLISSMLQQGSFLAFLEALQFLFAY from the exons ATGTCTTGGCTTCTAAAT TCAACTCTTAATGGTTCAACATCTAATCTTGCGGACTCCTCAGGCCAACCCTATACCACATTGTTTTCTGGCCAGTCTGCGGCAGTGCCTGGGTTCCATCCTTCTG GTGGTCTTCAAGGATTGCATAATATTCATGGAAGCTTCAACCTGCCAAATGTGCCTGGTTCGCTTGCATCCAGAGAGGCCACAATGGGTGTTGTACCATCAGGTGGTGTTCAGCAACCAGGAGGAAGCATTCCTAGTGGACGGTTCTCATCAAACAATCTTTTGGTTGCATTATCTCAG ATGCCTCATGGCTCTGGTGTCACAAATAGAGGGGGTATTAATGTTGTTGGAAATCATGCTTTTAGTAGTAGTAATATTAATGGAGTCACTGGGTCAATAACTGGTATTTCCTCAAGTTCAGCTTCTAGGAATCGTAGTTCTGTTCCTGGTTTGGGAGTTTCTCCAGTATTGGGTAATGTAGGGCCAAGACTTACAAGCTCTGTAGGCAACATTGTTGGCAGTGGTAACATGGGAAGAAGCATCAGTTCTGGAGGATTATCTGTGCCCGGTTTAGCTTCACGAGTAAACTTAGCTACTAATAATGGGTCAAGGAGTCTCAATGTACAAGGAACCAACAGATTAATCAGTAGCATGCTTCAACAGGGTAGTTTTCTTGCTTTCCTTGAAGCTCTTCAATTTCTGTTTGCATATTAA